The proteins below are encoded in one region of Vicia villosa cultivar HV-30 ecotype Madison, WI unplaced genomic scaffold, Vvil1.0 ctg.000944F_1_1, whole genome shotgun sequence:
- the LOC131632500 gene encoding uncharacterized protein LOC131632500, producing the protein MVLRRRLWAGFIDRRLKSGNEKWCLGGDFNEITSRAERLGAGGGFNLRGMEEFREFIASMGVVDIPCVGKYSWFKDNGKSMSRIDRFLVSESLIDDWGVINQRIGNRDISDHVPINLNCGDVDWGPKPFRFNNAWINHKDFKEFICNEWAKLKIDGRGDFILFEKLKLLKANIRIWNQEVFGWIDLKVSEEATKINVLDNLMLENFDGDIDSLVKARKEATSEFWNNLILKESMLRLKSRQLWLQDGDKNTRFFHNSIKER; encoded by the coding sequence ATGGTTTTAAGAAGAAGATTGTGGGCTGGTTTCATTGACAGGAGGTTAAAAAGCGGTAATGAGAAGTGGTGTTTAGGCGGAGACTTCAATGAAATCACTAGTAGGGCCGAAAGACTTGGGGCTGGAGGTGGTTTCAATTTGAGAGGGATGGAGGAATTCCGGGAGTTCATTGCGAGTATGGGAGTGGTGGATATTCCTTGTGTAGGTAAGTACTCTTGGTTTAAAGACAACGGAAAATCCATGAGTAGAATCGATAGATTCTTAGTCTCTGAATCCTTAATTGATGATTGGGGTGTTATTAACCAAAGGATTGGTAATCGAGACATATCGGATCATGTTCCTATTAATTTGAATTGCGGAGACGTCGATTGGGGACCTAAACCGTTTAGATTTAACAATGCGTGGATTAATCATAAGGACTTTAAAGAGTTCATTTGCAACGAATGGGCTAAGTTGAAGATTGATGGTAGAGGAGACTTTATATTGTTTGAGAAACTCAAACTTTTGAAGGCAAATATTAGAATTTGGAACCAGGAGGTGTTCGGTTGGATTGACCTTAAAGTTAGTGAAGAAGCGACAAAGATCAACGTTTTGGACAATTTGATGTTGGAAAATTTTGATGGTGACATTGATTCCTTGGTGAAAGCTAGAAAGGAGGCCACAAGTGAATTTTGGAATAATCTTATTTTGAAAGAAAGCATGCTTAGACTAAAATCAAGACAATTATGGTTACAAGATGGAGATAAGAACACGCGATTCTTCCATAATTCTATTAAGGAGAGATAA